In a genomic window of Occallatibacter riparius:
- a CDS encoding M56 family metallopeptidase: protein MSDPSAVARLAADHLWQSTLVAGVAVGLAWSLRKSEARFRHATWMLASLKFLVPFALLEQIGQRIATRRVFEAPSSAVVTTVMDIGKPFSGLPAATAQHAAAAGHFPWLLCIVLLWAAGAVAVVLTWLVRMARVRRLVKLAVPQHEGREVEMLRATESIVGLRRPLPLLLSKDCMEPGVFGIFRPVLLWPEGISAHLDDAQVSAIVAHEVWHVRRRDNLLALLHMCVEAAFWFHPLVWWMGARLLEERERSCDEAVLQIGNEPAQYADAILKACRFCVESPLTCVSGVSGSDLKRRMVQIMNAATIPLSRSRKMLLAGVAVAAVACPIALGLLNPSVVKADEAQQFSALKFDSVSLTPTQGDNSNTFFMLHDKEFVSKSITLKSLIATAYGVRPDRIVGGPDWINTQRFDFEARWTPTAETTSEIPPPGAPPAPAHTMSKVMFATAGPGHAPGATQIPAPAALQAMLRNFLVERVGLRVRGDSAVLPVYELVVANGGSKLTPTRDPEPSNVTHVEMKARVEDRVQDNQHSYSIINGVPQVLCDSLSRQLGHEVVDKTGLTGRYDFELSFSSAADPGQLASTLRDQYGLDLQSTQQAVKVFAVDSVEMPQN, encoded by the coding sequence ATGTCTGATCCCTCTGCCGTGGCCCGGCTTGCGGCCGATCATTTGTGGCAATCGACGCTGGTTGCCGGCGTCGCTGTCGGTCTGGCGTGGTCGTTGCGCAAGAGCGAAGCGCGGTTCCGTCATGCGACGTGGATGCTTGCCTCGCTCAAGTTTCTGGTGCCGTTTGCGCTGCTGGAGCAGATCGGCCAGCGGATCGCAACGCGCCGCGTGTTCGAGGCGCCGTCGAGCGCCGTAGTCACGACGGTCATGGATATTGGCAAGCCATTCTCAGGTCTGCCTGCCGCGACTGCTCAGCACGCAGCTGCGGCCGGTCATTTCCCGTGGCTGCTCTGCATTGTGCTTCTGTGGGCTGCGGGCGCAGTTGCAGTGGTGCTTACGTGGCTGGTCCGCATGGCGCGTGTGCGCCGGCTGGTGAAGCTGGCAGTGCCGCAGCATGAGGGCCGCGAAGTCGAGATGCTGCGCGCGACCGAGAGCATTGTCGGCCTCCGGCGGCCGCTGCCGCTGCTGCTCTCGAAGGACTGCATGGAGCCGGGAGTTTTCGGAATCTTCCGCCCCGTGCTGCTGTGGCCTGAAGGCATTTCAGCGCATCTGGACGATGCGCAGGTCTCTGCGATTGTGGCGCACGAGGTATGGCACGTGCGCCGCCGCGACAATCTTCTCGCGCTTCTGCACATGTGTGTGGAAGCTGCGTTCTGGTTCCATCCCCTGGTGTGGTGGATGGGAGCGCGCCTGCTCGAAGAGCGGGAGCGCTCCTGTGACGAAGCCGTGCTGCAGATCGGAAACGAGCCGGCACAATATGCGGACGCGATTCTCAAAGCCTGCCGTTTTTGCGTGGAATCTCCACTTACTTGTGTGTCAGGAGTCTCGGGATCCGATCTGAAAAGAAGGATGGTGCAAATCATGAATGCAGCTACAATCCCCCTCAGCCGCAGCCGCAAGATGCTCCTGGCAGGAGTGGCCGTCGCAGCCGTTGCATGCCCGATCGCACTGGGCCTGCTGAATCCCAGTGTTGTGAAGGCCGATGAAGCGCAGCAGTTCTCTGCGCTGAAGTTCGATTCCGTCTCGCTCACACCTACGCAGGGCGACAACAGCAACACCTTTTTCATGTTGCACGACAAAGAGTTCGTCTCAAAAAGCATCACCTTGAAGAGCCTGATCGCTACTGCATACGGAGTGAGACCCGACCGTATAGTCGGCGGCCCAGACTGGATCAACACGCAGCGGTTCGACTTTGAAGCGCGCTGGACTCCCACTGCCGAAACCACATCGGAGATTCCGCCACCCGGTGCGCCCCCTGCTCCAGCCCACACCATGTCTAAGGTGATGTTTGCTACCGCAGGCCCCGGTCACGCACCCGGAGCAACCCAGATTCCCGCTCCCGCCGCGCTCCAGGCCATGTTGCGGAATTTCCTTGTCGAACGCGTCGGCCTCAGGGTCCGCGGCGATTCCGCAGTCCTTCCGGTCTACGAACTGGTGGTAGCCAACGGAGGCTCTAAGCTCACCCCCACGCGCGATCCAGAGCCCTCCAACGTAACGCACGTGGAGATGAAGGCCCGAGTGGAAGACCGCGTGCAAGATAACCAGCACTCCTACTCCATCATCAATGGGGTGCCGCAAGTGTTGTGTGACAGCCTCTCACGGCAACTGGGCCATGAAGTCGTCGACAAGACCGGGCTGACCGGCCGCTACGACTTCGAACTTTCCTTCTCATCCGCCGCCGATCCCGGCCAGTTGGCCTCCACGCTGCGCGATCAGTATGGCCTGGACCTTCAGTCAACACAGCAGGCCGTGAAGGTCTTTGCTGTCGATAGCGTCGAGATGCCGCAGAACTAA
- a CDS encoding STAS domain-containing protein has product MNTIMSQNNGSLVSAPADFHELVRGNEDRLMALLTPVVRERNAVLDLSEVRRIDAAGIAALISIYGSARTAGHSFRVCNVTPHVAEILGLVGLDHILVTQDAVQIPPPAMQPCVECPAA; this is encoded by the coding sequence ATGAATACGATCATGAGCCAGAACAACGGATCTCTTGTGAGCGCGCCTGCCGACTTCCATGAACTCGTGCGCGGGAATGAGGATCGGCTGATGGCGCTGTTAACGCCCGTGGTACGCGAGCGGAACGCTGTGCTCGACCTTAGTGAAGTGCGCCGCATTGATGCGGCCGGCATTGCGGCGCTCATCTCCATCTATGGCAGCGCGCGCACCGCGGGACACAGCTTCCGCGTGTGCAATGTGACTCCGCACGTTGCGGAGATTCTCGGACTCGTGGGGCTGGACCACATCCTCGTAACGCAGGATGCCGTCCAGATCCCGCCGCCTGCCATGCAACCCTGCGTGGAGTGCCCAGCCGCGTAA
- a CDS encoding GntR family transcriptional regulator, whose translation MIPFRVQFRAGASIFEQVVYAAKKALISGQLFPGDAFPSVRALSKELKINPNTAHKIVASLINEGLLETRPGIGTVVASLPDSTRKQRTALLGQEMEELVVEAKRLGIELDEMLASFAKHWNRLSPDTAQMSPKSVTKGAE comes from the coding sequence GTGATTCCGTTCCGAGTTCAATTTCGCGCCGGCGCGTCCATCTTCGAGCAGGTGGTTTACGCCGCGAAGAAAGCCCTGATCTCCGGCCAGCTATTCCCCGGCGACGCATTTCCTTCCGTCCGCGCCCTCAGCAAAGAACTCAAGATCAATCCCAATACTGCGCACAAGATTGTCGCCTCGCTGATCAACGAGGGCCTGCTCGAAACGCGCCCCGGCATCGGCACGGTCGTCGCTTCCCTCCCCGACTCCACACGCAAGCAGCGCACCGCCTTGCTCGGCCAGGAAATGGAAGAGCTGGTGGTAGAGGCCAAGCGTCTCGGCATCGAGCTGGACGAAATGCTCGCCTCGTTCGCAAAACACTGGAACCGCCTCAGCCCCGACACCGCCCAAATGTCCCCCAAGTCCGTTACCAAGGGAGCCGAATAG
- a CDS encoding BlaI/MecI/CopY family transcriptional regulator has translation MTQTRLSKLEFAIMNVLWERGECSIRDIQEGIPGKKKPAYTTIQTTVYRMEAKDAVRRVRKVGNFHLFAATLSRASAQRRVIDDLLAFFGGKTQPVMAHLIESGKLTMDDVREAERALEEMQKKEKP, from the coding sequence GTGACCCAGACCCGGCTGTCCAAACTTGAGTTCGCCATTATGAATGTTCTGTGGGAGCGCGGAGAGTGCTCCATCCGCGACATTCAAGAAGGCATTCCCGGAAAGAAGAAGCCCGCATACACCACCATTCAGACCACCGTGTATCGCATGGAAGCGAAGGATGCGGTACGCCGGGTGCGCAAGGTGGGCAACTTCCATCTGTTTGCGGCGACGCTGTCGCGCGCGTCCGCGCAGCGCCGCGTGATTGACGATCTGCTCGCGTTTTTTGGCGGCAAGACACAGCCCGTTATGGCGCACCTCATCGAGTCAGGCAAGTTGACGATGGACGATGTGCGTGAAGCGGAGCGCGCGCTTGAAGAGATGCAGAAGAAGGAGAAGCCATGA
- a CDS encoding ABC transporter ATP-binding protein, with the protein MNAVIHTHALARNFGRTVALAGVDLDVPEGAIYALVGANGAGKTTLIKVLMNIFQPSSGSATVLGVDSRLIAGKHFTKIGYVSENQEMPEWMTVRGLLDYYRNFYPEWDTALEQQLIRQFNLPLDRKLKHMSRGQRMKAAFASSLAYRPSLIVLDEPLSGLDPLVRDELIDGLLERAPETTVFLSSHDLAEIEGFSSHVGYLENGRLLFSEEMTSLTARFREVTVTLAEPVPRPFPVPPHWLQCESVDRVLRFVHSRYEPAAAQQELAAMFPGARDIAVEPMSLRAIFLAVAKSGRAQPVPVAVAAEPRELNV; encoded by the coding sequence ATGAACGCCGTGATTCACACGCACGCTCTCGCCCGGAACTTCGGCCGCACGGTCGCACTCGCCGGCGTTGACCTTGATGTACCCGAGGGCGCTATCTACGCGCTTGTGGGCGCGAACGGGGCCGGCAAGACCACGCTGATTAAAGTGCTGATGAACATCTTTCAGCCCTCCAGCGGATCGGCCACTGTGCTCGGGGTCGACTCACGCCTCATCGCCGGTAAGCACTTTACGAAGATCGGGTATGTCTCGGAAAACCAGGAGATGCCCGAGTGGATGACGGTCCGCGGGCTCCTCGACTACTACCGCAACTTCTACCCTGAGTGGGACACAGCGCTCGAGCAGCAGCTCATTCGCCAGTTCAACCTGCCGCTCGACCGCAAGCTCAAGCACATGTCGCGCGGCCAGCGCATGAAGGCTGCCTTCGCTTCGTCGCTCGCCTACCGGCCTTCTCTGATCGTCCTTGACGAGCCCCTCTCCGGCCTGGACCCACTGGTGCGCGACGAGCTTATCGATGGCCTGCTGGAGCGAGCACCTGAGACGACAGTATTTCTCTCCTCGCACGACCTCGCGGAGATCGAAGGCTTCTCGAGCCATGTGGGCTATCTCGAAAATGGCCGCCTGCTCTTCTCCGAAGAGATGACCTCCCTCACCGCCCGGTTCCGCGAAGTGACGGTCACGCTTGCCGAGCCTGTGCCGCGACCATTCCCTGTTCCGCCGCACTGGCTCCAATGCGAAAGCGTGGACCGCGTGCTGCGCTTCGTGCACAGCCGCTATGAGCCCGCCGCGGCACAGCAGGAACTGGCGGCCATGTTCCCCGGCGCGCGCGATATCGCCGTCGAGCCTATGAGCCTGCGGGCCATCTTTCTGGCTGTCGCTAAGTCCGGCCGCGCCCAGCCGGTACCTGTCGCCGTTGCAGCCGAACCCCGGGAGCTGAACGTATGA